The following are encoded in a window of Candidatus Limnocylindrales bacterium genomic DNA:
- a CDS encoding carboxymuconolactone decarboxylase family protein: METAIAAERMARGTAEAHPRLTPIAWSWNPLHWLALAIYRSIGAPLPAQVIFARAPRLIIGHLLVVLTSEYGLTLDRRVQSLVRVFGSRINGCMFCDNLETRLAIAHGSLTREDADALAEYAASERFGERERAALRYVEEINTVRQASDETFEGLRRHFSEREIIELTWLNAVGNYLNLQARPLGLAPDEACTIPPRRK; encoded by the coding sequence ATGGAAACTGCAATTGCGGCAGAACGGATGGCGCGTGGGACGGCAGAGGCTCATCCACGGCTGACACCGATCGCATGGTCGTGGAACCCGCTTCACTGGCTCGCACTGGCAATCTACCGAAGCATCGGCGCTCCGCTGCCCGCGCAGGTGATCTTCGCTCGGGCACCGCGGCTGATCATCGGACACCTGCTCGTCGTGCTGACGTCGGAGTATGGCCTGACGCTCGACCGTCGCGTGCAGTCACTGGTTCGGGTGTTCGGCTCGCGCATCAACGGGTGCATGTTCTGCGACAATCTGGAGACGCGTCTGGCCATCGCGCACGGATCGCTCACACGCGAGGACGCCGACGCGCTGGCCGAGTATGCCGCCAGCGAGCGCTTCGGCGAACGCGAGCGCGCGGCGCTTCGCTACGTCGAAGAGATCAACACCGTTCGCCAGGCGTCGGACGAGACATTCGAGGGACTCCGGCGCCACTTCTCGGAGCGTGAGATCATCGAGCTGACGTGGCTGAACGCTGTCGGCAACTATCTGAATCTGCAGGCGCGGCCGCTCGGTCTTGCGCCGGATGAAGCCTGCACGATCCCGCCGCGCCGCAAGTGA
- a CDS encoding electron transfer flavoprotein subunit beta/FixA family protein, whose product MKILVTAKRVPDNESTIKVNPEGTGIVESGLKWVVNPFDEIAVEEALRIKEAQGGVEVIVVTVGPSEAQEQLRTTLAMGADRAILVKAERPDPTVVARILVKVIEKEQPAFVLMGKQATDDDSNEVGQMLAQLLGWPQATFISKLTLSADKTSATLMREVDGGMETVEVPLPAIITNDLRLNEPRYASLPGIMKARKKPLEEIDAASLGVDLTPRLRIRKVTPPPARSAGRKVDSVDELLRVLQSEAKVL is encoded by the coding sequence GTGAAGATTCTGGTCACCGCCAAGCGCGTGCCGGATAACGAATCGACGATCAAGGTGAACCCCGAGGGCACCGGAATCGTCGAGTCTGGTCTGAAATGGGTCGTGAACCCCTTCGACGAAATCGCCGTCGAGGAGGCTCTGCGCATCAAGGAGGCCCAGGGCGGCGTCGAGGTCATCGTCGTGACCGTCGGGCCGTCGGAGGCCCAGGAACAGCTGCGGACCACGCTCGCTATGGGCGCCGACCGCGCGATCCTCGTCAAGGCCGAGCGTCCGGATCCGACGGTGGTCGCGCGAATTCTCGTCAAGGTGATCGAGAAAGAGCAGCCCGCGTTCGTGCTGATGGGCAAGCAGGCGACCGACGACGACTCGAACGAAGTCGGCCAGATGCTCGCGCAGCTGCTGGGCTGGCCGCAGGCCACGTTCATCTCGAAGCTGACGCTCTCGGCCGACAAGACGTCGGCAACGCTGATGCGCGAAGTCGACGGCGGCATGGAAACCGTCGAGGTTCCGCTGCCGGCCATCATCACCAACGACCTTCGCCTGAACGAGCCGCGCTATGCATCGCTGCCGGGCATCATGAAGGCCCGCAAGAAGCCGCTCGAAGAGATCGATGCCGCCAGCCTCGGCGTGGATCTGACGCCGCGTCTTCGCATCAGGAAGGTCACGCCGCCGCCTGCGCGCTCGGCCGGCCGCAAGGTCGATTCGGTGGATGAGCTTCTGCGCGTCCTCCAGAGCGAAGCGAAGGTTCTCTGA
- a CDS encoding ice-binding family protein, whose translation MVRSRVVSGAILALMAVSGTSLADQQTSGQQKCLNKVSGGGRKVTSSTIRNSSDCMKKGSAGSLPPGTTAQDCLFADLKGRIAKARLKVDSAGQSYCISPVPPDFGYTDSTLVGDAHEDEAVALVPDCFGSDLDAALAGPLAADPSAKCSAGTLSATSRISDAMLKQYLGCMKTGLKDGSITDAAGLTLCLDAITADPKGTVAKAVSKAQGKIESLCPAAPGPFFPELDGAGELCDRYGLALPLNASTLTTCLSNRMRCRICRTVNAAQDLSRNCDLFDDGSIDGTCPQCPNGVVDSGEQCDDGNASNNDLCVGNCVDATCGDGFVRTGAEECDNGDANSDTTPNACREDCTLPFCGDGVIDNANGESCDEGGVNTPTCDADCTLPTCHDGTLNLLAGEQCDDGNTVNTDACVGNCQTATCGDGYVRSGLENCDGGDCCTLLCTYALPGTSCTGTATTCVAPQCNASGACLNLPTNEGGTCDDGTICTPTSTCQSGSCVGIYGGVGAACDWAVVGATGGNTELISLNAMQSLGGGDWCGNTGNFVVSSSFSGDIVATDDDSGVAMVFADLITVNGGDIVTNNFRVNSTLVGSVSLPGVPGISTIAPGQHVLKNPNPTFYDTTGTDPRVARCQTAQASIPTTKANLDGLAGGINLGTLLKDLDINGTTRNVTAAVAGAVNVYDTQFLNGTGANVTITLDGGGNANTVMVFRISDRMNTGSNWIFNLTNGLTANHLLFYVAKTSGIENCALGLSNTGGGTIFCPRQQVHVNSGTIWSGAAYGGDSGSKGQISIGASAQLTYVPFTAALP comes from the coding sequence ATGGTCCGTTCTCGTGTGGTTTCAGGAGCCATCCTTGCGCTGATGGCGGTCTCGGGCACTTCGCTTGCCGATCAGCAGACTTCCGGTCAGCAGAAATGTCTTAACAAGGTTTCAGGCGGCGGCCGCAAAGTGACGAGCAGCACGATTCGCAACTCGTCCGACTGCATGAAGAAAGGCTCCGCGGGTTCCCTGCCTCCGGGAACCACCGCCCAGGATTGTCTGTTCGCCGATCTCAAGGGGCGCATCGCGAAGGCCCGCCTCAAGGTCGATTCGGCGGGGCAGAGCTACTGCATCTCGCCGGTGCCGCCCGATTTCGGATACACCGACTCGACTCTGGTCGGCGATGCGCACGAAGACGAAGCCGTCGCGCTGGTTCCGGATTGTTTCGGCAGTGATCTCGACGCCGCGCTCGCCGGGCCGCTTGCTGCCGATCCCAGTGCGAAGTGCTCCGCGGGTACGCTCAGCGCCACATCGCGGATCTCCGATGCGATGCTCAAGCAGTATCTCGGCTGCATGAAAACCGGCCTGAAGGACGGTTCGATCACCGATGCCGCCGGCCTGACTCTATGCCTCGACGCAATCACCGCCGATCCGAAAGGGACGGTCGCCAAGGCCGTTTCCAAGGCGCAGGGCAAGATCGAGTCGCTCTGCCCTGCAGCTCCGGGACCGTTCTTCCCCGAGCTCGACGGTGCGGGCGAGCTCTGCGACCGCTACGGCCTTGCGCTCCCGCTCAACGCTTCCACGCTGACGACCTGTCTCAGCAACCGCATGCGCTGCCGGATCTGCCGGACGGTGAACGCCGCGCAGGATCTCTCGCGTAACTGCGATCTGTTCGACGACGGAAGCATCGATGGAACCTGCCCGCAGTGTCCGAACGGCGTCGTCGATTCGGGCGAGCAGTGCGACGACGGCAACGCGAGCAACAACGACCTGTGCGTCGGCAACTGCGTCGATGCGACCTGCGGCGACGGCTTCGTCCGTACGGGAGCGGAAGAATGCGACAACGGCGACGCGAACAGCGACACCACTCCGAACGCATGCCGAGAAGACTGCACGCTGCCGTTCTGCGGCGACGGCGTCATCGACAATGCGAATGGTGAAAGCTGCGACGAAGGCGGCGTCAATACGCCGACGTGCGATGCCGACTGCACGCTGCCGACCTGCCATGACGGCACGCTCAACCTTCTCGCCGGCGAGCAGTGCGACGACGGCAACACCGTCAACACCGACGCGTGCGTCGGCAACTGCCAGACCGCGACCTGCGGCGACGGATACGTTCGATCCGGCCTCGAAAACTGCGACGGCGGCGACTGCTGCACGCTGCTGTGCACGTACGCGCTCCCGGGTACGTCGTGCACCGGTACGGCAACGACGTGCGTCGCGCCGCAGTGCAACGCTTCCGGCGCGTGCCTGAACCTGCCGACCAACGAAGGCGGCACGTGCGACGACGGGACGATCTGCACTCCCACGTCCACTTGCCAGAGCGGCTCCTGCGTCGGCATCTATGGCGGCGTCGGGGCGGCCTGCGACTGGGCCGTCGTCGGCGCGACCGGCGGCAACACCGAGCTCATCAGCCTGAACGCCATGCAGTCGCTCGGCGGCGGCGACTGGTGCGGCAACACCGGAAACTTCGTCGTGAGCTCGTCGTTCAGCGGTGACATCGTCGCGACCGACGACGACTCGGGCGTGGCCATGGTCTTTGCCGACCTCATCACCGTCAACGGCGGCGACATCGTCACGAACAACTTCCGCGTGAACTCGACCTTGGTCGGCAGCGTGAGCCTGCCCGGCGTTCCGGGCATATCGACGATCGCGCCGGGACAGCACGTGCTGAAGAACCCGAACCCGACGTTCTACGACACGACCGGCACCGATCCGCGCGTCGCCAGGTGCCAGACCGCGCAGGCGAGCATCCCCACGACCAAGGCGAACCTCGACGGCCTCGCGGGCGGGATCAACCTTGGCACGCTTCTGAAGGATCTGGACATCAACGGGACGACGCGCAACGTGACGGCGGCGGTCGCCGGCGCAGTCAACGTCTACGACACGCAGTTCCTCAACGGCACCGGCGCCAACGTGACGATCACGCTGGATGGCGGCGGAAACGCGAACACGGTCATGGTCTTCCGCATCTCGGACCGCATGAACACCGGATCGAACTGGATCTTCAACCTGACGAACGGGCTGACGGCGAACCACCTGCTGTTCTACGTGGCCAAGACGAGCGGCATCGAGAACTGCGCCCTCGGCCTCAGCAACACCGGGGGCGGTACGATCTTCTGTCCGCGCCAGCAGGTGCACGTGAACTCGGGCACGATCTGGTCGGGCGCCGCCTACGGCGGCGACAGCGGATCGAAGGGCCAGATCAGCATCGGAGCTTCCGCCCAGCTCACCTACGTCCCGTTCACGGCGGCGCTGCCCTGA
- a CDS encoding methylated-DNA--[protein]-cysteine S-methyltransferase, which translates to MNFACTEMASPVGELAIAVANGRLVALCFEGIWDRRVRSLERRFPGARFEAVRDPAGVRSRLTQYFEGDLDALAPIEVECWGTPFQRSVWAELQRIPVGETRTYSEVARAIGQPAAVRAVGTANGANPVAIVVPCHRVIGSNGTLTGFGGGLPNKKWLLDHEGAQLRVFPADPAERKRRAA; encoded by the coding sequence ATGAACTTTGCATGTACCGAGATGGCTTCGCCCGTCGGCGAGCTTGCCATCGCCGTCGCGAACGGTCGGCTCGTCGCACTGTGCTTCGAGGGAATCTGGGACCGGCGCGTACGGTCGCTCGAACGGCGCTTTCCCGGTGCACGATTCGAAGCGGTCCGGGATCCCGCCGGCGTCCGAAGCAGGCTCACGCAGTATTTCGAAGGCGATCTCGACGCGCTCGCGCCGATCGAAGTCGAATGCTGGGGAACGCCTTTTCAACGGAGCGTCTGGGCCGAGCTGCAGCGCATCCCCGTCGGTGAGACGCGCACGTACAGCGAGGTTGCGCGCGCGATCGGCCAGCCCGCTGCAGTCCGTGCCGTCGGAACCGCCAACGGCGCCAATCCCGTGGCAATCGTCGTCCCGTGCCATCGCGTGATCGGGAGCAACGGAACTCTGACCGGCTTCGGCGGCGGACTCCCGAACAAGAAATGGCTGCTCGACCACGAAGGCGCGCAGCTGCGCGTTTTCCCCGCCGACCCCGCGGAACGAAAACGACGCGCGGCCTGA
- a CDS encoding DUF1566 domain-containing protein yields MKVVIPTALFLLALSSEARTAETMAERDCEMARHTLVGKLAACLQKAEDKFVRGGSLDAEKRDESILVCVGKFDVSWESVDSKAAASGTPCPSVAKDEIRDFVGSCLSAADAALAGGVLPVDAVACDAEYADCRDELPRCLTDCSNSLKATLQTGQSKCYAPDGSAIACGGTGQDGEFRKGVSHAFVDNSDGTITDAATRLTWEKLSFDDSLHDYRDLYSIEEAVTVKVANLNAANFAGFSDWRVPNYFELRSLVSLAGPAPMVFSAFASACTPGCTSVTCDCWSGDPLWTSTSSRVEPFMGVGIDFSTGDNVQLYKPFWRRVVRAVRGGA; encoded by the coding sequence ATGAAGGTAGTGATTCCGACGGCTCTGTTCCTGCTGGCGCTCAGTTCCGAGGCGAGAACGGCCGAGACTATGGCTGAACGGGACTGTGAAATGGCCCGGCACACACTGGTCGGCAAGTTAGCCGCCTGTTTGCAGAAGGCGGAAGACAAGTTCGTCAGGGGCGGCTCCCTCGACGCGGAAAAGCGCGATGAGTCGATTCTTGTCTGCGTCGGCAAGTTCGACGTGTCCTGGGAGAGTGTCGATAGCAAGGCAGCAGCGTCGGGAACACCGTGTCCGAGCGTCGCCAAGGACGAGATTCGCGACTTCGTGGGTTCCTGTCTGTCGGCCGCAGATGCTGCGTTGGCCGGCGGAGTTCTTCCTGTGGACGCCGTCGCCTGTGACGCCGAGTACGCTGATTGCCGCGATGAGCTGCCTCGGTGCTTGACCGATTGCAGCAATAGCCTGAAAGCGACGCTGCAGACCGGACAGTCGAAATGCTATGCGCCGGATGGCTCTGCAATCGCGTGCGGGGGCACGGGGCAAGACGGAGAATTCCGGAAGGGAGTGTCGCATGCCTTCGTCGACAACAGCGACGGAACCATCACGGACGCGGCGACCAGGCTGACGTGGGAGAAGCTTTCGTTCGACGACAGCCTTCACGACTACAGGGATCTCTACAGCATCGAGGAAGCGGTCACCGTGAAAGTCGCGAATCTGAACGCGGCGAACTTCGCGGGCTTCAGCGACTGGCGCGTGCCCAACTATTTCGAGCTGAGGTCTCTTGTGTCGCTGGCTGGGCCCGCTCCCATGGTGTTCTCGGCGTTCGCGTCGGCGTGTACTCCGGGATGCACGTCCGTAACGTGCGATTGCTGGTCTGGCGATCCCCTCTGGACATCGACATCTTCTCGAGTCGAGCCGTTCATGGGCGTGGGGATAGATTTTTCAACCGGGGATAATGTGCAGCTGTACAAACCGTTTTGGCGTCGAGTGGTTCGAGCCGTGCGCGGAGGTGCATGA
- a CDS encoding DUF1566 domain-containing protein — protein MRKTIPVCLFVLALSCPATAGELTPSQDCEAARHKLVGRLAACFEKAQRNFVRGGSTDTNRLDDDEFQCVRRYSSSWLDDETRAAADGDSCPTAARWEIKDFVGVCMGAVDAALHGDALPPDVATCNAGFSDCNSSLATCLSACEPGPRPPLQTGQSICLDTMGITIPCSGTGQDGELQKGAARSFVDNGDGTISDNATGLMWEKFSSDGSIHDQENVYSWSDAFDVKIAGLNAMNFAGHGDWRMPNAFELESQMEYTPDDFSPSSDPTYGPGPYAVFRSPCTPDCSVLTCSCLISRAANWSSTTDWKDTTSALAMFVPSGAFFPSDKNSSMQVRAVRSGS, from the coding sequence ATGAGAAAAACGATCCCAGTCTGCCTCTTTGTCCTGGCTCTGAGCTGCCCGGCGACGGCCGGTGAGTTAACGCCGTCACAGGACTGTGAAGCCGCGCGGCACAAGCTCGTTGGTCGATTGGCGGCCTGCTTCGAGAAGGCTCAAAGGAACTTCGTTCGCGGCGGCTCGACGGACACCAACCGACTCGACGACGACGAATTCCAATGTGTACGCCGGTACTCTTCGTCGTGGCTCGACGACGAAACCCGCGCTGCGGCCGACGGTGACTCCTGCCCGACCGCCGCCAGATGGGAGATCAAGGACTTCGTTGGCGTCTGCATGGGTGCGGTAGACGCGGCACTGCACGGGGACGCGTTGCCGCCCGATGTTGCGACCTGCAATGCCGGATTCAGCGACTGCAACAGTTCGCTGGCGACTTGCCTGTCCGCTTGCGAGCCCGGCCCGAGACCGCCGCTTCAAACCGGACAGTCGATCTGTCTCGATACGATGGGGATCACGATTCCCTGTTCCGGCACCGGACAGGACGGGGAACTGCAAAAAGGCGCCGCGCGCAGCTTCGTGGATAACGGCGATGGGACCATTTCCGACAATGCGACGGGTCTGATGTGGGAGAAATTTTCCTCGGACGGCAGCATCCACGACCAGGAGAATGTGTATTCGTGGTCGGATGCCTTTGACGTCAAGATCGCCGGCCTGAATGCGATGAACTTCGCCGGCCACGGCGACTGGCGCATGCCCAACGCGTTCGAGCTCGAGTCGCAGATGGAATACACCCCAGACGATTTCTCACCCTCCAGCGACCCGACGTATGGGCCTGGACCGTACGCTGTGTTTCGGTCGCCCTGTACGCCGGACTGCTCGGTGCTGACCTGCAGTTGCCTGATCTCCCGAGCAGCAAACTGGTCATCGACCACCGACTGGAAAGACACGACAAGCGCGCTCGCGATGTTCGTTCCCAGCGGAGCTTTCTTTCCGTCAGACAAGAACAGCTCGATGCAAGTGCGAGCGGTTCGCAGTGGCTCGTAG
- a CDS encoding aminoacyl-tRNA deacylase, with protein MAKQKKDRHLGQTPATTWLRARSVEFTEHGYDYVDRGGTAESSRQLAVPEHEVVKTLVMQDETGSPLVVLMHGDREVSTKNLARAIGVKSVEVCRPDVAERHSGYLVGGTSPFATRRTMPVFVESSILELPRIFINGGRRGHLVSLDPSVLTAVLGATPVRCAA; from the coding sequence ATGGCAAAGCAGAAGAAAGACCGGCACCTCGGCCAGACCCCCGCGACCACATGGCTGCGTGCGCGCAGCGTCGAATTCACCGAACACGGCTACGATTACGTCGATCGCGGCGGCACGGCCGAGTCGTCGCGGCAGCTCGCCGTGCCGGAGCATGAAGTCGTCAAGACGCTCGTGATGCAGGACGAGACCGGCAGCCCGCTCGTCGTGCTGATGCACGGCGATCGCGAAGTCAGCACGAAGAACCTCGCTCGTGCCATTGGTGTGAAGTCCGTCGAGGTCTGCCGGCCCGACGTGGCCGAGCGCCACAGCGGTTATCTCGTCGGCGGCACGTCGCCCTTCGCGACCCGCAGGACGATGCCCGTGTTCGTCGAGTCGAGCATCCTCGAATTGCCGCGCATCTTCATCAACGGCGGACGTCGCGGACATCTCGTCTCGCTCGATCCATCGGTGCTGACCGCCGTTCTCGGTGCCACGCCGGTGCGCTGCGCCGCCTGA
- a CDS encoding methionyl-tRNA formyltransferase, with protein MGTIGTSGKILLFGQAQFGQKVFEELVRRGHEVVAVCPPPDAAGKPDDPLKAAAVAAGVRVVQRRSYRGADAAAETGAASADLAVLAYVTQIIPSAVLDAPRFGSICFHPSLLPAYRGGSAINWQIIDGCTKSGVTLFRPDDGIDEGPILLQKELEIGCDDTAGSFYYGKVFDAGVTATVECAELVLAGKANGKAQDESLATYEPLCRSEHAHVDWARSVRQVHNLIRGCDPSPGAHSEIGERSVRLYGSKIASSRDRSAPGTVLAVTSSGVEIAAAGGSVLIAKLGVDGKKIAAIEAASALGLAPGSRFGVDRP; from the coding sequence ATGGGCACGATCGGCACCAGTGGAAAGATCCTCCTGTTCGGCCAGGCACAGTTCGGCCAGAAGGTTTTCGAGGAGCTCGTTCGCCGCGGCCACGAGGTCGTTGCGGTCTGTCCGCCGCCGGACGCCGCCGGCAAACCGGACGATCCGCTCAAGGCCGCGGCCGTCGCCGCGGGCGTGCGCGTCGTGCAACGCAGGAGCTATCGCGGCGCGGATGCGGCCGCAGAGACCGGTGCCGCGTCGGCCGATCTTGCCGTGCTCGCGTACGTCACGCAGATCATTCCGTCGGCGGTGCTCGATGCCCCGCGATTCGGCTCGATCTGTTTTCATCCGTCGCTGCTTCCGGCGTATCGCGGAGGATCGGCGATCAACTGGCAGATCATCGACGGATGCACGAAGAGCGGCGTGACGCTTTTTCGTCCCGACGACGGCATCGACGAAGGACCGATCCTTCTTCAGAAAGAGCTCGAGATCGGATGCGACGATACTGCGGGCTCGTTCTACTACGGCAAGGTTTTCGACGCGGGCGTGACGGCGACCGTCGAATGCGCCGAGCTCGTGCTTGCGGGAAAGGCGAACGGCAAAGCACAGGACGAATCGCTCGCGACGTACGAGCCGCTGTGCCGCAGCGAGCATGCCCACGTCGACTGGGCGCGCTCGGTGCGGCAGGTGCACAACCTGATCCGCGGATGCGATCCGTCGCCGGGAGCCCACAGCGAGATCGGCGAACGCTCGGTGCGCCTGTACGGATCGAAGATCGCGTCGTCACGCGACCGCTCGGCTCCCGGAACTGTGCTCGCCGTCACCAGCTCCGGTGTCGAGATCGCAGCTGCCGGGGGAAGCGTCCTCATCGCGAAGCTCGGTGTGGACGGCAAGAAGATCGCGGCGATCGAGGCCGCGTCGGCGCTCGGTCTCGCGCCGGGCTCGAGATTCGGCGTAGACCGGCCATGA
- a CDS encoding glutathione S-transferase family protein, with protein MLKLYYAPRTRSVRIRWLLEELGIPHELERVEFRPQPTAFAQTTPLGKFPVLDDGGVVFGESGAILEYILERYGDGRLAPPIGSPERGPFLQWVHFAEGTAFPPLGVIIWHRLYLGNADQIPLAIDSATERARSALSVVEDNLRTRPYVLGDEFCAADIMLGFTLAAAQFLGVLDESYPKTLSYLGRLTERPAFQRASAD; from the coding sequence ATGCTCAAGCTCTACTACGCGCCCCGGACCCGCTCGGTTCGCATCCGCTGGCTGCTCGAGGAGCTTGGCATTCCTCATGAGCTAGAGCGCGTGGAGTTCCGTCCGCAGCCGACGGCCTTCGCGCAGACGACTCCGCTCGGCAAGTTCCCGGTGCTCGACGACGGCGGCGTGGTATTCGGCGAATCGGGCGCAATCCTCGAATACATCCTCGAGCGATACGGCGACGGGCGGCTCGCGCCGCCGATCGGTTCGCCCGAACGCGGACCATTCCTGCAGTGGGTACATTTCGCCGAAGGCACGGCGTTTCCGCCGCTCGGCGTGATCATCTGGCACCGGCTCTACCTCGGCAACGCCGATCAGATCCCGCTTGCGATCGATTCGGCGACCGAGCGCGCACGATCTGCGCTTTCGGTCGTCGAGGATAACCTTCGCACGAGGCCTTATGTTCTTGGCGACGAGTTCTGTGCGGCCGACATCATGCTCGGATTCACGCTAGCTGCCGCGCAGTTCCTCGGCGTGCTCGACGAGAGCTATCCGAAGACACTTTCATACCTGGGAAGGCTGACGGAGCGGCCTGCATTCCAGAGGGCCAGCGCGGACTGA
- a CDS encoding NAD(P)/FAD-dependent oxidoreductase: MTTATTRDLDAIVVGAGFAGLYMLHRLRSLGLTVRAFEAGSGVGGTWFWNRYPGARCDVESMEYSYQFSDELQQDWQWTERYSSQPEILRYLNHVADRFDLRGDIQLETRVESAVYDEESARWTVRTSDGGQWSARYFIMATGCLSSTNLPKFPGQDTFRGQTFHTGRWPHEGVDFSGKRVAVIGTGSSAVQAIPLIAEEAEHLYVFQRTPNFSIPARNHPLDPAEVARIKKDYAELRSRAAGMPFGFNTRSEEVAALDVSEQERLAEYERRWESGGLPFLGAFSDLITSREANDTAADFVRAKIREIVRDREVADLLTPRTVLGCKRLCSDTHYYETFNRPNVTLIDVTSRPIEALTPGGLTAGGVEYEVDAIVFATGFDAMTGALLAVDIRGRDGLALRQKWSEGPRTYLGLATAGFPNLFFITGPGSPSVLSNMVPSIEQHVNWISACIAYLRSSGKSSIEPNRDAENAWALHVNEIADATLYPTCNSWYIGANIPGKPRVFMPYLGFPEYVEKADAIAANGYEGFELSAQK, from the coding sequence ATGACCACTGCGACTACCCGCGATCTCGATGCGATCGTCGTCGGCGCCGGGTTCGCCGGCCTGTACATGCTGCACCGCCTGCGCTCGCTCGGGCTCACCGTACGCGCCTTCGAAGCAGGAAGCGGCGTCGGCGGAACGTGGTTCTGGAACCGCTATCCGGGCGCGCGCTGCGACGTCGAGAGCATGGAGTACTCGTACCAGTTCTCGGACGAGCTGCAGCAGGACTGGCAGTGGACCGAGCGGTACTCGTCGCAGCCCGAGATCCTTCGCTATCTGAACCACGTCGCCGACCGCTTCGATCTGCGCGGCGACATCCAGCTCGAGACGCGCGTCGAGAGCGCGGTGTACGACGAAGAGTCGGCGCGCTGGACGGTGCGCACCAGCGACGGCGGACAGTGGTCGGCCCGCTACTTCATCATGGCGACCGGGTGCCTGTCGTCGACCAACCTGCCGAAATTTCCCGGCCAGGACACGTTTCGCGGACAGACGTTTCACACCGGCCGCTGGCCGCACGAAGGCGTCGATTTTTCGGGAAAGCGCGTCGCGGTGATCGGCACCGGCAGCTCGGCGGTGCAGGCGATCCCGCTCATCGCCGAAGAGGCGGAGCACCTGTACGTGTTCCAGCGCACGCCGAATTTCTCGATCCCGGCGCGCAACCATCCGCTCGATCCCGCCGAGGTTGCCCGCATCAAGAAGGACTATGCCGAGCTGCGCAGCCGCGCGGCCGGAATGCCGTTCGGCTTCAACACGCGAAGCGAAGAGGTCGCGGCGCTCGACGTCAGCGAGCAGGAACGACTGGCCGAATACGAGCGCCGCTGGGAGAGCGGAGGGCTTCCGTTCCTCGGCGCGTTCAGCGACCTGATCACGAGCCGCGAAGCCAACGACACCGCCGCCGACTTCGTGCGTGCGAAGATCCGTGAGATCGTACGCGACCGCGAAGTCGCCGATCTGCTGACGCCGCGTACCGTGCTCGGCTGCAAGCGCCTGTGCAGCGACACGCACTACTACGAGACGTTCAACCGGCCGAACGTGACGCTCATCGACGTCACGTCGCGGCCGATCGAAGCGCTGACGCCCGGAGGCCTCACCGCGGGCGGCGTCGAGTATGAAGTGGATGCGATCGTTTTCGCGACCGGGTTCGATGCGATGACCGGTGCGCTGCTCGCCGTCGACATCCGCGGACGGGACGGCCTCGCGCTGCGGCAGAAATGGTCGGAAGGGCCGCGCACGTATCTGGGCCTTGCGACGGCGGGATTTCCAAACCTGTTCTTCATCACCGGCCCGGGAAGCCCGTCGGTGCTTTCCAACATGGTGCCGTCGATCGAGCAGCACGTGAACTGGATCTCCGCTTGCATCGCGTACCTGCGAAGCAGCGGCAAAAGCAGCATCGAGCCGAACCGCGACGCGGAGAACGCGTGGGCCCTGCACGTCAACGAGATCGCCGATGCGACGCTCTATCCGACGTGCAACTCGTGGTACATCGGCGCGAACATCCCCGGCAAACCGCGCGTGTTCATGCCGTACCTGGGATTTCCCGAATACGTCGAAAAGGCCGACGCGATCGCCGCAAACGGCTACGAAGGCTTCGAATTATCGGCACAAAAATAA
- a CDS encoding glutathione S-transferase family protein, whose protein sequence is MIRFHFASGSPWAWRVQLALEEKGLAYEAKLHSFSAGDLKKPEYLAINPHGKVPVLEDGNAALYESQAIVEYLEEKYPDRPLLPSDPAARAQTRIEELECTVYMNDAFRGLAQIAFFTPEDKRDPKTMADRRSDVRAELARLEARAAGRGGDFLMGGSLSRADTTWTPFVEIAGRAGVKLEVAETPWLAAWQERMRARDSFEKSYPPHWRKT, encoded by the coding sequence ATGATTCGGTTTCACTTTGCATCCGGATCTCCGTGGGCATGGCGGGTACAGCTCGCGCTCGAAGAGAAAGGTCTCGCGTACGAGGCGAAGCTGCACAGCTTCAGCGCAGGCGATCTCAAAAAACCCGAGTACCTCGCGATCAATCCGCACGGCAAGGTCCCGGTGCTCGAAGACGGCAACGCGGCCCTCTACGAGTCGCAGGCGATCGTCGAATATCTCGAGGAAAAGTATCCGGATCGGCCGCTGCTTCCGTCCGATCCGGCTGCCCGCGCGCAGACGCGGATCGAGGAGCTCGAGTGCACCGTCTACATGAACGACGCGTTCCGCGGCCTCGCGCAGATCGCGTTCTTCACGCCGGAAGACAAGCGCGACCCGAAGACGATGGCCGACCGGCGCAGCGACGTGCGCGCCGAGCTCGCACGGCTCGAAGCACGGGCTGCCGGGCGCGGCGGCGATTTCCTGATGGGCGGCTCGCTGTCCCGTGCCGATACGACATGGACCCCGTTCGTTGAGATCGCCGGACGCGCGGGCGTAAAGCTCGAGGTCGCCGAGACTCCGTGGCTCGCCGCATGGCAGGAGCGCATGCGCGCACGCGACTCGTTCGAGAAAAGCTACCCGCCGCACTGGCGCAAGACATGA